ATTAGATCGTGTTTAAACGCAATTCAGAAAAATAAAAAATGGACGTTTACTGATTTTGAAGAAAATCTGAACGAAACAACCGAATCTGTTTTTGATTTTGAACAGCTAAGCGAAAACACCGAACAAAAAATTAAAATTAATAATGCCTTGCAAAGCATTAAACCCAATTATCGGGTTGCTATTACCTTGCATTTTATTGAAGGTTTTGATTTAGACGAAATGTGCAGCATTTTAAACATTACCAATGGCAATTGCCGCACCTTATTATCTCGAGCTAAAACGGCATTACGAACCAAAATTGTAGCACATGAACAAGTTATATAAAACAACAGAAGATTGGGATTTTTTAGAACCCAACAACGGGCATGAAATGCGCTTTATAAAAAAGCTAGAAGCACAAGCTAAACCTGTAAAAAAAATAAAATACAACGCGTACATAAGTTGGGCAGCTGTTTTAGTTCTAAGCATTTGCTTTGGTATATATTACGTACAAAATCAACCAGTACAAAATCAAAATTCATCTACTCAAAATTATTACAGCAATCAAATTGCTTTACAAATACATACGCTTAAAGAACTTGAAACACCTTTAACCAAACCAATAATCAATGATGCCATTCAGGAAATTAATAAGCTGGAAGCCGATTATAATAAATTAGAAAAAGAACGTAAAGCAAAAGGCAGTAACGAGCAATTACTTAATGCCATGATCGTAAACTTACAAACCAGAATAGATTTTCTACAACGAGTTCAATCACAAATCAATCAAATCAACGAATTAAAAAAATCAAGTAATGAAAACATCCTTTAAACTTTTAGCCTTGCTAATTTGTTTCGTACAATTTAGTTTGGCACATGCCAATCCGTTTACGTATCCTACAAAAAGCAAAACGATTACTAAAGAATTTGCTGTAAGTAAAGATGCTGCAATGGAGGTAAAAAACAGATACGGAAATGTAACCGTAATTCTGTGGGACGAAAGCAAAATTGCGTACGAAGTACAAATTAAAGTTGGTGCCAAAAACGACAAATTAACCAACGAACTTTTAAACGACATTTCGGTAAACTTTACCACTTTAGGTAACGGGGTAATGGCCGAAACTATAATTCCGAAATCAACTAGCGGAAACCGTGAAATTGAAGTAAATTATACCATAAAAATTCCACGCAACGCTCATGCAAAGGTTGAACAGAAATATGGTAACGTTTTAATTCCTGAATTAAACGGTAAATTAAACTTAACCTGCCATTATGGTAGCTTTACGTTGGGTAAAATAAACAGCCAGCATAACGATTTTGATTTGGCTTATGTTAGCAATGCAAAAGCTGCTTTTATAAATTATGCTACATTTAATGTACGTTATTCAACTTTAAGCCTAGATAAAATTAATTATTTGGTAGCTAAAGGCAATTACAACACTTTTAAAATGGAAAATGTTGGCACCTTTAATTTTGAAACCAATTACAGCAATTTAAGTGCAAACAAAGTTCAAAAGCTTGAAATTTCTGGTAATTATTTACGTTTAAATTTTGACGAAGTTGGGGTTTCATCTATTGTAAAATCAAGTTATACCACCATGAAGCAACAAATTACGGCACAAACCGAATTTGTACAATACAAAGGCAATTATGCTACGCTTACCATTAATAACATAAAACCGCAGTTTAATTTTGATATTTTTGGATCGTATTTAAGTTTAAAGTCAAATATGGATTTGAATTATACTACGCAAATAACCAAAGGCAATTCTCGTCATTATACCGGAGCAACAGCAAACGGTAAAGGTTTAAAAATTAATATTGAAAGCAACTACGGAACCGTAAACTTAAACAACTAAAAAATTATATTATGAATAAAATAGCAGTATTAATTTGCTTATTTATAAGCATATCTACAAGCGCAATTGCACAGAAAAAAATTAACGGAAACGGACAAGTGCAAACCGAAACACGTAAAACTAATGCTTACGAAAGCATTAAATTAATTGGCTCATCAAACGTTACCTTAGTTCATGGTACCGTTGGCGAATTAACCGTTACTGCAGAATCGAATATTTTAAATTATTTAGAAACTTATGTTGAAAACAACGAATTAGTTATTCGATTAAAACCCAATCACAATTTCAACACAACCAAAGGTGTGCAAGTTGTAGTTCCGGCTCAAAAAATTAGTCAAGTTACGTTAACCGGATCGGGAAAAATAGCAACTAAAAATACCACATTGCAAGCTAAAAAAATAAATCTTAGCTTGAGCGGATCTGGTGATATGGAACTAGCTATTGAAGCAGAAGCAGTGCAAGCACAAGTTAACGGATCGGGCGATATGGCTTTAAACGGAAAAACCCAAGACTTAAACGCAGCAGTAAAAGGCAGTGGAGATATTGATGCTAGTAAATTAAAAGCTGCAACTGCAAAATTAGAAGTTTTTGGATCGGGCGATATAAAAGCACAAGCCAATAACGAAGTAAATGCAGCAATAATTGGTTCGGGCGATATTCATGTTACCGGAAAACCACAAAAAGTAAATCAAAATGTAAAAGGCAGCGGTAGCGTTGTAGTAAAATAAAA
This genomic window from Flavobacterium agricola contains:
- a CDS encoding RNA polymerase sigma factor, whose amino-acid sequence is MNPDENISLLIEQCKQQNTAAQFEIYKKFYKNMFNTAVRILNNKEEAEDVMQESFLKAFAELDSLNNPKAFAGWLKQLVIRSCLNAIQKNKKWTFTDFEENLNETTESVFDFEQLSENTEQKIKINNALQSIKPNYRVAITLHFIEGFDLDEMCSILNITNGNCRTLLSRAKTALRTKIVAHEQVI
- a CDS encoding head GIN domain-containing protein; translated protein: MNKIAVLICLFISISTSAIAQKKINGNGQVQTETRKTNAYESIKLIGSSNVTLVHGTVGELTVTAESNILNYLETYVENNELVIRLKPNHNFNTTKGVQVVVPAQKISQVTLTGSGKIATKNTTLQAKKINLSLSGSGDMELAIEAEAVQAQVNGSGDMALNGKTQDLNAAVKGSGDIDASKLKAATAKLEVFGSGDIKAQANNEVNAAIIGSGDIHVTGKPQKVNQNVKGSGSVVVK